The following proteins are encoded in a genomic region of Ornithodoros turicata isolate Travis chromosome 6, ASM3712646v1, whole genome shotgun sequence:
- the LOC135397007 gene encoding protein angel homolog 2-like isoform X2, with protein sequence MWPTFWRLIPRPGSTFPHAVLPWGVPNTRFFTPPFQHWHCPGQAMLRTPSGSDTNSDSTSFENMDTASPRSVGQAKKRTDRVLTPVETGTKQKRIGSTESFSCEQHGHSGFHQQDRHRSRERYASEIRQKVRRYRQWEYTKLGRLNASSAAARRDKDVSFSLMSYNILAQGLLVDNAFLYSHCSSEVLQWEHRRRNLLQEITNADADIVCLQEVQDDHFAEVFKPELEKQGYSCIYKCRTGDKHDGCGIFFRNSVFELDRFETVEFARSGVSVLDRDNVGIIALLKPKKASQSSQDLRLCVSTTHLLFNPRRGDIKLAQLCLLLAEIDRIAFRGMDSQNRPLYSPIILCGDMNSEPHSPLYSFVTQGTLQYAGLLSGDISGQGEGANRGRTIPLHECLRELDITDRSQYRSLTASRSKVSAEAEMKDVEKTKVLKDDCRVVNKADGEGPADPPEAERLNGKVEQGSAEIGLHQKDAGNHGNDEGSGLVHHELNFVSAYRHVKRGSTPEVTTHHQRASCTVDYIFYSVLKKNTERRDNRVVQTNISEGPLKLLGTYGLMSEKELESVHGLPNEVQSSDHLALIARFMLRLPR encoded by the exons ATGTGGCCAACATTTTGGCGCCTGATTCCTCGACCTGGATCTACATTTCCGCATGCTGTGCTTCCTTGGGGTGTCCCCAACACAAGATTTTTTACTCCCCCATTTCAGCATTGGCATTGTCCAG GCCAAGCAATGCTGCGTACGCCTAGTGGAAGTGACACCAACAGTGATTCTACCTCCTTTGAAAACATGGACACCGCCAGTCCTCGAAGTGTTGGCCAGGCAAAAAAGCGCACAGACAGGGTGCTGACCCCAGTCGAGACTGGAACGAAGCAGAAACGGATTGGTTCCACTGAGAGCTTCTCGTGTGAACAGCACGGCCATTCGGGCTTTCATCAGCAAGACAGGCATCGCAGCCGCGAGAGATACGCAA GCGAAAttcggcagaaagtgcgccGATACCGGCAGTGGGAGTACACCAAGCTTGGGAGACTGAACGCAAGCTCTGCCGCTGCACGTCGAGACAAGGATGTCAGCTTCTCCCTCATGTCCTACAACATTCTGGCTCAGGGTCTCCTTGTTGACAACGCTTTCCTCTACAGCCACTGCAGCAGTGAAGTCCTCCAGTGGGAACATCGCCGGAGGAACTTGCTCCAAGAAATAACCAACGCTGATGCTGAC ATCGTGTGCCTGCAAGAAGTGCAGGATGACCACTTCGCTGAAGTGTTCAAGCCGGAACTGGAGAAGCAAG GATACAGCTGCATCTACAAGTGTCGCACTGGGGACAAACACGACGGCTGCGGCATCTTCTTCCGCAACTCCGTGTTTGAACTGGACCGGTTCGAGACTGTCGAATTTGCCCGGTCGGGAGTGAGTGTGCTCGATCGGGACAACGTTGGCATCATCGCACTTCTAAAGCCCAAAAAAGCTAGCCAATCCAGTCAGGACCTTCGCCTGTGCGTATCCACGACTCATCTTCTCTTCAACCCACGGCGCGGAGACATCAAGCTCGCCCAGCTGTGCCTGCTCCTTGCGGAAATCGACAGGATTGCATTCCGCGGAATGGATTCTCAAAACCGTCCGTTGTACTCCCCCATTATTCTCTGTGGTGACATGAACAGTGAACCGCACTCACCGTTGTACAGTTTTGTTACCCAGGGTACTTTACAGTACGCTGGACTGCTCTCGGGCGACATTTCGGGACAGGGTGAAGGCGCAAATCGCGGAAGGACAATTCCGTTGCACGAATGTCTGCGGGAGTTAGATATAACAGATAGATCGCAGTACAGGAGCCTGACGGCATCACGCAGTAAAGTCTCCGCGGAAGCTGAGATGAAGGATGTCGAGAAAACAAAAGTTTTGAAAGACGACTGCAGGGTTGTCAACAAGGCGGATGGTGAAGGGCCCGCGGATCCTCCGGAGGCAGAACGACTCAACGGAAAAGTGGAGCAAGGGAGCGCAGAAATTGGACTTCACCAAAAGGATGCAGGGAACCACGGTAACGATGAAGGCTCTGGATTAGTTCATCACGAGTTAAATTTTGTTTCTGCATACCGACACGTGAAACGGGGTTCTACTCCCGAGGTGACTACCCACCACCAGAGGGCCAGCTGTACGGTCGATTACATATTCTACTCCGTGCTGAAGAAGAATACGGAAAGACGAGACAATCGTGTGGTGCAGACGAACATTTCAGAGGGTCCGTTGAAGCTTCTGGGCACGTACGGGTTGATGTCTGAGAAGGAACTGGAGAGTGTACATGGCTTACCAAACGAAGTTCAATCCTCAGATCATTTGGCACTCATTGCACGATTCATGCTTCGACTGCCGAGATAG
- the LOC135398153 gene encoding uncharacterized protein LOC135398153 produces MTHWIVHPLRGWLGFLAITNLGTGLRCLWENGFLQKRIFTQADGGCEEMERMFGFWSLFNALLFLHCSIFLQEMAVFSMTVCSLVLYLCYFLNESYIHHSITKGAAGLFPILLSGLTIIWLIVSFRFIWLPDTIAEEDENECLAKRFPMQHTRRKKTQ; encoded by the exons ATGACGCACTGGATTGTTCATCCATTGCGCGGATGGCTGGGATTCTTAGCCATCACGAATCTCGGGACCGGGTTGCGGTGTCTTTGGGAAAATGGATTTCTGCAAAAGCGAATTTTTACGCAGGCTGATG GTGGCTGTGAAGAAATGGAAAGGATGTTCGGTTTTTGGTCGTTATTCAACGCTTTGCTGTTCCTCCACTGCAGCATATTTCTGCAAGAGATGGC cgtgtTCTCTATGACGGTCTGCTCTCTTGTTCTGTATTTGTGCTACTTTTTGAACGAATCCTACATTCACCATTCAATAACCAAAGGCGCTGCCGGCTTATTTCCCATTTTATTAAGCG GACTCACTATCATCTGGTTGATTGTATCCTTCCGCTTCATCTGGTTGCCAGATACGATTGCGGAAGAAGATGAGAATGAATGCCTTGCTAAGCGCTTTCCTATGCAGCACACTAGAAGAAAGAAGACTCAGTAA
- the LOC135397006 gene encoding actin-related protein 2-B-like: MDSQGRKVIICDNGTGFVKCGYAGSNFPAFRFPSLVGRPILRAAHKIGDIEVKDLMVGDEASKLRSMLEVEYPMENGIVRNWEDMCHIWDYTFGDHKMNINPRDCKILLTEPPMNPVKNRQKMIEVMFEKYQFDSAYIAIQAVLTLYAQGLYTGVVVDSGDGVTHICPVYEGFALTNLTRRLDIAGRDITRYLIKLLLLRGYVFNHSADFETVRMIKEKLCYVSYNVEQEQKLALETTFLVESYTLPDGRVIKLGGERFEAPEALFQPHLINVEGLGVAELLFQTIQSADMDVRAKLYRHIILSGGSTMYPGLPSRLERETRQLYLERVLKGDTESLMKFKIRIEDPPRRKDMVFIGGSVLAEVMKDNPKFWMTREEYEEKGMKVLDKLLSMPADH; this comes from the exons ATGGATAGTCAAGGAAGAAAAGTAATTATATGTGATAATGGAACAGGG TTCGTCAAATGCGGGTACGCCGGTTCAAATTTTCCAGCTTTCAGATTCCCATCACTCGTTGGAAGGCCTATTCTTCGAGCGGCGCACAAAATCGGCGACATCGAAGTCAAG GACCTAATGGTTGGTGACGAAGCTTCGAAGTTGCGTTCTATGTTGGAGGTCGAGTATCCCATGGAAAATGGCATTGTGCGGAACTGGGAAGACATGTGCCACATTTGGGACTACACCTTTGGGGATCACAAGATGAACATCAACCCCAGAGATTGCAAAATCCTCCTCACAGAACCTCCCATGAACCCCGTCAAGAACAGGCAGAAAATGATCGAAGTCATGTTCGAAAAGTACCAGTTTGACTCTGCATACATCGCCATTCAGGCTGTGCTCACCCTCTATGCTCAAG GTCTCTACACTGGCGTAGTTGTAGATTCCGGGGACGGGGTCACACACATCTGCCCAGTCTACGAAGGTTTTGCCCTCACAAATCTGACACGTAGGTTGGACATTGCTGGACGAGACATTACGCGGTACCTTATCAAG TTGCTGCTTCTCAGAGGCTACGTCTTCAACCACTCTGCGGACTTCGAGACCGTTCGGATGATCAAGGAGAAGCTCTGCTACGTTAGCTATAATGTCGAGCAGGAACAGAAACTGGCGCTCGAGACAACATTCCTTGTTGAGTCTTACACG CTTCCAGATGGGCGTGTCATCAAACTCGGAGGTGAGCGTTTCGAGGCACCCGAAGCCCTCTTCCAGCCTCACCTCATCAACGTGGAAGGTCTCGGAGTAGCCGAGCTACTGTTCCAGACAATCCAGAGCGCGGACATGGATGTTCGAGCTAAGCTGTATCGACACATCATCCTCTCTGGAGGCTCCACCATGTACCCCGGGCTGCCCAGTCGTCTCGAGAGAGAAACGAGACAGCTGTACCTCGAAAGGGTACTCAAGGGAGACACTGAAAGTTTGATG AAATTCAAGATACGCATCGAAGATCCTCCAAGACGCAAAGATATGGTGTTTATCGGAGGGTCAGTTTTGGCCGAAGTTATGAAGGACAACCCCAAATTCTGGATGACTCGAGAAGAGTACGAAGAAAAGGGAATGAAGGTCCTCGACAAACTCCTTTCCATGCCAGCGGACCATTGA
- the LOC135397008 gene encoding JNK1/MAPK8-associated membrane protein-like — MQMLYEYAKSSVHCPGLYCGRIRFQNGSESDCGACPRGFRSAVGKICEICVDLPQFYDWLYLGFMALLILVSEWYIIDKTLKRRSFTTEVLVLHASALVENIMAIVSTLLVTPPVGELLVHTCRVRQLSDWYTLLHNPTPGYKHTLRCTQEAVYPLYSMVFIYYGFCLVSLLLLRPVLVFRVFTGQAKKSIFLTMYIIPAMALIHATMAGLLYYSFPYITIILSVISMATHFAFRLDQSMCALLVHTVKEARNLTILLGHWFLHAYGIVAITQLQEPVLHSALLGVVPFPALFYVLTSKFTDPSKLHAE; from the exons ATGCAAATGTTATATGAATATG CAAAATCCTCGGTCCACTGTCCAGGCCTCTACTGCGGCAGAATCCGTTTCCAAAATGGTTCTGAAAGCGATTGCGGG GCTTGTCCTCGAGGCTTCCGTTCAGCAGTTGGTAAAATATGCGAGATATGCGTTGACTTGCCTCAGTTTTACGACTGGTTGTACCTCGGCTTTATGGCACTTCTCATTCTAGTCTCAGAATGGTACATCATCGACAAGACATTAAAAAGACGAAG TTTCACCACCGAAGTACTGGTTCTACATGCGAGTGCTCTAGTTGAGAATATCATGGCCATTGTCAGCACGTTGCTGGTAACACCTCCAGTCGGTGAACTTCTAGTGCACACCTGTAGGGTGCGTCAGCTGTCGGATTGGTACACACTCTTGCACAACCCTACGCCGGGCTACAAGCATACGCTGCGGTGTACGCAGGAGGCTGTGTATCCCTT GTATTCAATGGTGTTCATCTACTACGGCTTCTGCCTGGTATCCTTGCTGCTGCTGCGGCCGGTACTTGTATTCCGGGTGTTCACGGGACAGGCCAAAAAATCTATATTCCTCACGATgtacataattcctgccatGGCTCTCATTCATGCCACCATGGCAGGATTACTCT ATTACTCATTCCCGTACATCACCATCATCCTCTCTGTGATATCGATGGCCACACATTTTGCATTCCGGCTAGATCAG TCCATGTGTGCGCTTCTGGTGCACACGGTCAAGGAAGCACGCAATCTTACGATCCTGTTGGGCCACTGGTTTCTACATGCCTACGGGATTGTGGCCATCACACAGCTCCAGGAACCAGTGCTGCATTCGGCTCTTCTTGGCGTAGTGCCATTTCCAGCACTCTTCTACGTTCTGACATCAAAGTTTACGGATCCAAGCAAACTGCATGCGGAATGA
- the LOC135397007 gene encoding protein angel homolog 2-like isoform X1, whose amino-acid sequence MNERPFLQPLVPSDGSVSVQWHSDGHSRPPLLHRPTCSPPGYTGTLPPWSNTMWPTFWRLIPRPGSTFPHAVLPWGVPNTRFFTPPFQHWHCPGQAMLRTPSGSDTNSDSTSFENMDTASPRSVGQAKKRTDRVLTPVETGTKQKRIGSTESFSCEQHGHSGFHQQDRHRSRERYASEIRQKVRRYRQWEYTKLGRLNASSAAARRDKDVSFSLMSYNILAQGLLVDNAFLYSHCSSEVLQWEHRRRNLLQEITNADADIVCLQEVQDDHFAEVFKPELEKQGYSCIYKCRTGDKHDGCGIFFRNSVFELDRFETVEFARSGVSVLDRDNVGIIALLKPKKASQSSQDLRLCVSTTHLLFNPRRGDIKLAQLCLLLAEIDRIAFRGMDSQNRPLYSPIILCGDMNSEPHSPLYSFVTQGTLQYAGLLSGDISGQGEGANRGRTIPLHECLRELDITDRSQYRSLTASRSKVSAEAEMKDVEKTKVLKDDCRVVNKADGEGPADPPEAERLNGKVEQGSAEIGLHQKDAGNHGNDEGSGLVHHELNFVSAYRHVKRGSTPEVTTHHQRASCTVDYIFYSVLKKNTERRDNRVVQTNISEGPLKLLGTYGLMSEKELESVHGLPNEVQSSDHLALIARFMLRLPR is encoded by the exons ATGAACGAACGCCCATTCCTACAACCTCTCG TACCATCTGATGGCAGTGTCAGCGTTCAGTGGCATTCGGACGGACACTCCAGGCCTCCGTTGCTGCACAGGCCAACGTGCTCCCCTCCAGGTTACACAG GCACTCTGCCACCGTGGTCAAACACCATGTGGCCAACATTTTGGCGCCTGATTCCTCGACCTGGATCTACATTTCCGCATGCTGTGCTTCCTTGGGGTGTCCCCAACACAAGATTTTTTACTCCCCCATTTCAGCATTGGCATTGTCCAG GCCAAGCAATGCTGCGTACGCCTAGTGGAAGTGACACCAACAGTGATTCTACCTCCTTTGAAAACATGGACACCGCCAGTCCTCGAAGTGTTGGCCAGGCAAAAAAGCGCACAGACAGGGTGCTGACCCCAGTCGAGACTGGAACGAAGCAGAAACGGATTGGTTCCACTGAGAGCTTCTCGTGTGAACAGCACGGCCATTCGGGCTTTCATCAGCAAGACAGGCATCGCAGCCGCGAGAGATACGCAA GCGAAAttcggcagaaagtgcgccGATACCGGCAGTGGGAGTACACCAAGCTTGGGAGACTGAACGCAAGCTCTGCCGCTGCACGTCGAGACAAGGATGTCAGCTTCTCCCTCATGTCCTACAACATTCTGGCTCAGGGTCTCCTTGTTGACAACGCTTTCCTCTACAGCCACTGCAGCAGTGAAGTCCTCCAGTGGGAACATCGCCGGAGGAACTTGCTCCAAGAAATAACCAACGCTGATGCTGAC ATCGTGTGCCTGCAAGAAGTGCAGGATGACCACTTCGCTGAAGTGTTCAAGCCGGAACTGGAGAAGCAAG GATACAGCTGCATCTACAAGTGTCGCACTGGGGACAAACACGACGGCTGCGGCATCTTCTTCCGCAACTCCGTGTTTGAACTGGACCGGTTCGAGACTGTCGAATTTGCCCGGTCGGGAGTGAGTGTGCTCGATCGGGACAACGTTGGCATCATCGCACTTCTAAAGCCCAAAAAAGCTAGCCAATCCAGTCAGGACCTTCGCCTGTGCGTATCCACGACTCATCTTCTCTTCAACCCACGGCGCGGAGACATCAAGCTCGCCCAGCTGTGCCTGCTCCTTGCGGAAATCGACAGGATTGCATTCCGCGGAATGGATTCTCAAAACCGTCCGTTGTACTCCCCCATTATTCTCTGTGGTGACATGAACAGTGAACCGCACTCACCGTTGTACAGTTTTGTTACCCAGGGTACTTTACAGTACGCTGGACTGCTCTCGGGCGACATTTCGGGACAGGGTGAAGGCGCAAATCGCGGAAGGACAATTCCGTTGCACGAATGTCTGCGGGAGTTAGATATAACAGATAGATCGCAGTACAGGAGCCTGACGGCATCACGCAGTAAAGTCTCCGCGGAAGCTGAGATGAAGGATGTCGAGAAAACAAAAGTTTTGAAAGACGACTGCAGGGTTGTCAACAAGGCGGATGGTGAAGGGCCCGCGGATCCTCCGGAGGCAGAACGACTCAACGGAAAAGTGGAGCAAGGGAGCGCAGAAATTGGACTTCACCAAAAGGATGCAGGGAACCACGGTAACGATGAAGGCTCTGGATTAGTTCATCACGAGTTAAATTTTGTTTCTGCATACCGACACGTGAAACGGGGTTCTACTCCCGAGGTGACTACCCACCACCAGAGGGCCAGCTGTACGGTCGATTACATATTCTACTCCGTGCTGAAGAAGAATACGGAAAGACGAGACAATCGTGTGGTGCAGACGAACATTTCAGAGGGTCCGTTGAAGCTTCTGGGCACGTACGGGTTGATGTCTGAGAAGGAACTGGAGAGTGTACATGGCTTACCAAACGAAGTTCAATCCTCAGATCATTTGGCACTCATTGCACGATTCATGCTTCGACTGCCGAGATAG